Sequence from the Saccharopolyspora pogona genome:
ACCCGAGCTGGACCGGCGAGGTCGTCGCCGGTGAAACCGCGTTGCGGGCCGGGCGCGCGGCGCTGCTCGACGGCGCGCCGCTGATCACCGACGTGCGCATGGTCGCGGCCGGGATCACCGCGCGCCCGGCCGAAATCGGCCTGGACCGCCCCGGTGTCGCCGAGTTCGCCGCGACCGCCGGCCTGACCCGATCCGCGGCGGGCATCCGGCTGGCCGCCGAAGAACACCCCGACGGCGCGGTGTGGGCCATCGGCAACGCCCCGACCGCGCTGTTCGAGCTGATCCGCCTCGCCGAGACCGGCCGGCTCAACCCGGCGCTCGTCGTCGGCGTCCCGGTCGGCTTCGTCGGCGCGGTCGACGCCAAGGCCGCGCTGCGGCGCAGCGGCCTACCGGCCGTGACCACCCTGACCGAACGCGGCGGTGCGGCCATCGCCGCCGCCGCGATCAACGCCCTCCTCTACTGGGCAGAACCTGGAGGTAACCGGTGACCGAACCGCTGCTGGTCGTGGGCCACGGCACGGTGGACGAAGGTGGTGTGACGGAGTTCCACGCCTTCCTCGACCGCCTGCGCACCCGGATGTCGGCCGCTGGCGTCGACACCGCAGGCGGGTTCATCGAGCTGTCCGCCCCCGCGGTCACCGAAGCCTGGAGCGAGCTCACCGCCCGCGGCCACCGCCGGATGGCCGCCGTGCCGCTCGTGCTCGTCGCCGCCGGGCACGGCAAGGGCGACATCCCGGCCGCGCTGGAACGCGAAGTCCGCCGCCACCCCGGCACGTCGTTCGTGTTCGGCCGGCCGCTCGGACCGCACCCGATCCTCCTGGAACTGCTCGCCGAACGGATCGAGGCCGTGGTGCCGCGCGCCGACTGGCCCGACACCGCCGTGGTGCTCGTCGGCCGAGGCTCCACCGACCCGGACGCCAACGCCGAAGTGTGCAAGGTCTCACGGCTCTTGCAGGAGACCTGCGGCTTCGACACGGTAGAAACCGCGTTCATCTCCCTGGCACCACCGGACGTCGCCGGTGGGCTGGAACGGGCTCGCAGGCTCGGGGCGAAGCGGATCGTGGTCGCCCCGTACTTCCTGTTCGACGGCGTGCTTCCGCAGCGCGTGGTCGACCAGGCACGCGAGTACGCGAGCTCCGCGCCGGACATCGACGTCCGCGTCGCCGGATACCTGGGAGACTGCGACGCCCTGGTGGATCTCGTCGTGGAGCGCTACCACGAGGCCCTGCTCGGCGACATCCGGATGAACTGCGACACCTGCGCCTACCGGGTGCTGCTGCCGGGATTCGAGGACAAACTGGGCGCACCGCAGACACCGCACCACCACCCCGACGATCCGACCGGACACGGTCACGGACACGGACACGCACATGGCCACACAACCCGATAAGCACTACCTCGCCGGACTCGACCTCACCGGGCGCCG
This genomic interval carries:
- a CDS encoding precorrin-8X methylmutase, yielding MSGGFAPAGESGGTPADRTVHPIETESYRIMRSRADFAHFPPLARAVVERVVHTTADPSWTGEVVAGETALRAGRAALLDGAPLITDVRMVAAGITARPAEIGLDRPGVAEFAATAGLTRSAAGIRLAAEEHPDGAVWAIGNAPTALFELIRLAETGRLNPALVVGVPVGFVGAVDAKAALRRSGLPAVTTLTERGGAAIAAAAINALLYWAEPGGNR
- a CDS encoding sirohydrochlorin chelatase; translated protein: MTEPLLVVGHGTVDEGGVTEFHAFLDRLRTRMSAAGVDTAGGFIELSAPAVTEAWSELTARGHRRMAAVPLVLVAAGHGKGDIPAALEREVRRHPGTSFVFGRPLGPHPILLELLAERIEAVVPRADWPDTAVVLVGRGSTDPDANAEVCKVSRLLQETCGFDTVETAFISLAPPDVAGGLERARRLGAKRIVVAPYFLFDGVLPQRVVDQAREYASSAPDIDVRVAGYLGDCDALVDLVVERYHEALLGDIRMNCDTCAYRVLLPGFEDKLGAPQTPHHHPDDPTGHGHGHGHAHGHTTR